A portion of the Flavobacterium limnophilum genome contains these proteins:
- a CDS encoding DUF4494 domain-containing protein: protein MSGMWYECKVKYRKTDEIGNQKVTTEPYLVDALSYTEAESRINEEMKAYISEEFKITNIKVANYAEIHPFENADRWFKSKISLLAYDEESGKERKTNMYVLLQANDVKEAFDNTIQVMKGTMGDYTIPAISESPIMDVFPYFSGEEDELEQMEKFNALKASKPENTAEVEDTMEFDAEVVAESY from the coding sequence ATGAGCGGAATGTGGTACGAATGCAAAGTAAAATATAGAAAAACAGACGAGATTGGAAACCAAAAAGTTACTACCGAGCCCTACTTGGTAGATGCGTTATCTTATACGGAAGCGGAGTCCAGAATCAACGAGGAAATGAAGGCTTATATCAGTGAAGAATTCAAGATCACGAATATAAAAGTGGCCAATTACGCCGAGATTCATCCTTTCGAAAATGCCGATCGTTGGTTTAAATCCAAAATTTCGTTATTGGCTTATGACGAAGAAAGTGGCAAGGAACGCAAGACAAACATGTATGTGTTGTTGCAGGCGAACGACGTGAAAGAAGCTTTTGACAACACCATCCAAGTGATGAAAGGCACGATGGGCGATTATACCATTCCTGCCATTTCGGAATCCCCGATTATGGATGTTTTTCCTTATTTCAGTGGTGAAGAAGATGAATTGGAACAAATGGAAAAGTTCAATGCGCTCAAAGCTTCTAAACCTGAAAATACTGCTGAAGTAGAGGACACAATGGAATTTGATGCCGAGGTTGTGGCTGAGAGTTATTAA
- the xrtN gene encoding exosortase N produces the protein MNNLFSEYKIGIGILAICCLFAINYNVILFGLDNDFFGIVFSALLFVFGSRKTNFKINYLLIALIFIFEFVSYRLHTQSLHFLSLILFLCLIFYSFTGKFSFVAFICILLFSTIFNKFFEHLTSEIKQGLCYAVFLTLKNFMALDRIEGVNFYSNNAKITIDTACMGLSMFKTGLLTGAILLTLEEKKQQKYFGIIPIVAFCFIVIVLNVISNYFRIVTLVILGCTQENTLHHLVGLLCFGMYQILPMVFIIRYFKPKINEIEVTNFQFKRIPIILTFGVLFLTSMEVKSLQKNDLLKNLNPKYNVKNGMWVNDEVFKISTPNKLIYIKTPSHKPLICWTGNGYTITESKEILIGNEKIWYNKMEKNNIQYQSIWWYECREKKYTSFLEVMCMKLIYNKPIRLVNETNKI, from the coding sequence ATGAATAATTTATTTTCTGAATATAAAATAGGAATAGGGATTCTTGCAATTTGTTGCCTTTTTGCAATAAATTATAATGTTATCCTTTTTGGTTTAGACAATGACTTTTTTGGAATCGTTTTTTCTGCTTTACTATTTGTTTTTGGAAGCAGAAAAACGAATTTCAAAATCAATTATTTGTTGATTGCATTGATTTTTATTTTTGAATTTGTGAGTTATAGGTTGCATACTCAATCATTGCATTTCCTATCCTTAATTCTATTTTTATGTTTGATTTTTTACAGTTTTACTGGTAAATTTTCGTTTGTAGCCTTTATTTGTATTTTGTTGTTTTCAACCATCTTCAATAAATTTTTTGAGCATCTGACTTCCGAAATTAAACAAGGATTGTGTTATGCGGTTTTTTTAACTTTAAAAAATTTTATGGCTCTGGATAGGATAGAAGGAGTCAATTTTTATAGCAACAATGCCAAAATTACAATTGATACGGCTTGTATGGGATTATCAATGTTCAAAACAGGTTTGTTGACAGGGGCAATTTTATTGACATTAGAAGAAAAGAAACAACAAAAATATTTCGGCATAATTCCGATTGTTGCATTTTGTTTTATTGTGATTGTATTGAATGTCATTTCTAATTATTTTAGGATTGTGACTTTGGTCATTTTAGGTTGCACGCAAGAAAACACATTACACCATTTGGTTGGTTTGTTATGTTTCGGAATGTATCAAATTCTTCCAATGGTATTCATTATACGCTATTTTAAGCCGAAAATTAATGAAATTGAAGTCACCAATTTTCAATTCAAAAGAATTCCAATTATTTTGACTTTTGGAGTTCTATTTCTAACTAGTATGGAAGTAAAAAGTTTGCAAAAGAATGATTTATTGAAAAATCTGAATCCAAAATATAATGTCAAAAATGGTATGTGGGTTAACGATGAAGTATTTAAAATCTCAACACCAAATAAACTTATTTACATCAAAACTCCATCACACAAACCCCTAATTTGTTGGACTGGAAATGGCTACACCATCACTGAATCGAAAGAGATTTTAATAGGAAATGAAAAAATTTGGTATAATAAAATGGAAAAAAATAATATTCAATACCAATCAATCTGGTGGTATGAATGCAGAGAGAAAAAATATACATCATTCCTGGAAGTGATGTGCATGAAATTGATTTACAACAAGCCTATTCGATTGGTAAATGAAACAAATAAAATTTAA
- the gap gene encoding type I glyceraldehyde-3-phosphate dehydrogenase encodes MKTRIAINGFGRIGRNLFRLLLNHPTIEVVAINDIADTKTMAHLIKYDSIHGVLPFEVSSDEKGIVVDGKPFLFFHEKSISNLDWKSVNIDVVVESTGKYKTFDEINAHILAGAKKVILSAPSEVDSIKTVVLGVNEHILDGTETIISNASCTTNNAAPMMKVINELCGIEQAYITTIHSYTTDQSLHDQPHKDLRRARGASQSIVPTTTGAAKALTKIFPEFEGKIGGCGIRVPVPDGSLTDITFNVKRAVTIDEINAAFKTASLTNLKGILAYTEDPIVSVDIIGNRNSCLFDAQLTSVIDKMVKVVGWYDNEIGYSSRIIDLIILST; translated from the coding sequence TTGAAAACAAGAATTGCCATAAACGGTTTTGGAAGAATTGGACGAAATTTATTTCGCCTGCTTTTGAACCATCCCACCATTGAAGTTGTGGCCATCAACGACATTGCCGACACCAAAACAATGGCGCATTTGATAAAATACGACAGCATTCACGGTGTTTTGCCATTCGAAGTTTCGTCTGACGAAAAAGGAATTGTCGTTGATGGAAAACCTTTCCTGTTTTTCCACGAGAAAAGCATTTCCAACCTCGATTGGAAATCAGTAAACATTGACGTGGTGGTGGAATCGACCGGAAAATACAAAACTTTCGACGAAATCAACGCCCATATATTGGCTGGAGCCAAAAAAGTGATTCTCTCCGCTCCTTCCGAAGTGGATTCGATAAAAACGGTAGTATTGGGTGTCAACGAACATATTTTGGACGGAACCGAAACCATTATTTCGAACGCCAGTTGCACCACAAACAACGCCGCTCCGATGATGAAAGTCATCAACGAACTTTGCGGAATCGAACAAGCGTATATTACCACAATTCACTCCTATACCACAGACCAAAGCCTGCACGACCAGCCGCACAAAGATTTGCGTCGCGCTCGTGGAGCCAGTCAATCCATCGTTCCAACAACAACTGGTGCGGCCAAGGCATTGACCAAGATTTTCCCGGAGTTCGAAGGTAAAATTGGAGGTTGCGGCATTCGTGTTCCCGTTCCTGATGGCTCTTTGACGGACATTACTTTTAATGTAAAACGTGCCGTGACAATTGATGAAATTAACGCTGCTTTCAAGACAGCTTCCCTAACTAATTTGAAAGGAATTTTGGCCTATACCGAAGATCCTATCGTTTCCGTGGATATTATTGGCAACAGAAATTCTTGCTTGTTTGACGCACAACTAACCTCAGTGATTGATAAAATGGTGAAAGTAGTGGGCTGGTACGATAACGAGATTGGTTATTCTTCCAGAATTATTGATTTAATTATTTTGTCAACTTAA
- a CDS encoding XrtN system VIT domain-containing protein has translation MKIKTEINDFTNKIGVISSIVVTLLSTLMLVSSLVGSEFDYDKFEFLCFFNIIIEFLFGVIVAFNVLKNKEKYQHLIPFLFLNWFIGCFSTNVFINVFENLPIWVYVVTFLFCLSNFAIYSNFKHKYLNTALYFTNGCSYLLILYYAIYLIPFAPISCIGILALGLGFYGLVPMIVLISHTVILIQNFIENRENGFAFGTGIGIVCVGFAIFAVLLNIESQKISKNTITNSFEKVNTDLPQYITISQNLKPNFFNEILLKKNIVFIASDDFFQFINFDSFGNIKQYNERKTHNPIINLAYLFTSRLDLSADDRINILKSNFDKRLETEEQLWDGKDLFTKNIKEDVKIYAKDRLAYTEITMDIACAEKTWGDKEAIYLFQLPEGAVATSLSLWVNGMERKGVLTTKEKAKKAYNQIVGVESRDPSLMQWREGNKVVVRVFPIRYDLPRTFKCGFTTPLKVENNTMKYLSLDIKGPNINGAKTISRIQMAGNEKFETSKDFEFEKGFYTNESTGLDAWEAEVPMTNNVFSTAFIWKNKAYKINEIQKQKITFKPSEIILDLNSSWTKNEIERIVNQTNKNFFVWNNNQKQSINSTNYETVFAQFENLTYSLLPLYRLKENSLVITKCGTISANFEELETSDYLKKLKERTQQKNIKVINISENLNPFWQTVKEQKIVSYLKIDLNKCLKLIQENQFLEFKTLENTINVEPANMAIQETEIDSKNQNNGSNHIYRMYAFGKVLQEQVAMQNDSLKENKFVHLAKDANIVTPISSLIVLETDEDYKNNGIEKNVNTLGNASINNDGAVPEPHEWLLIIIGLTTVFLYYRKQKMVN, from the coding sequence ATGAAAATTAAAACAGAAATTAATGACTTTACCAACAAAATTGGTGTGATAAGTAGTATTGTAGTTACGTTGTTGAGCACCTTAATGCTCGTGAGTTCACTAGTAGGAAGTGAATTTGATTATGATAAATTCGAATTTTTATGTTTTTTCAATATTATAATTGAATTCCTTTTTGGAGTGATTGTTGCTTTTAATGTGCTAAAAAACAAAGAAAAATACCAACATCTTATTCCATTTTTATTTCTTAATTGGTTTATTGGTTGCTTCTCCACTAATGTTTTTATTAATGTTTTTGAAAATTTACCGATTTGGGTCTATGTGGTTACTTTTTTGTTTTGCTTATCAAATTTTGCAATTTACAGTAACTTCAAACATAAGTATTTAAATACAGCGTTGTATTTTACAAACGGATGTTCTTATTTACTCATTTTATATTACGCAATTTATCTCATTCCATTTGCACCAATTTCTTGCATAGGTATTTTGGCTTTAGGGCTAGGTTTTTATGGACTCGTACCAATGATCGTTCTTATAAGTCATACAGTAATTTTGATTCAGAACTTTATTGAAAACAGAGAAAATGGATTTGCTTTTGGAACAGGAATTGGAATAGTTTGTGTTGGTTTTGCAATTTTCGCAGTATTATTAAATATAGAAAGTCAGAAGATTTCAAAAAATACCATTACTAATTCTTTTGAGAAAGTAAATACAGATTTACCTCAATATATTACCATTTCACAGAATCTAAAACCTAATTTTTTTAACGAAATTCTCCTCAAAAAGAATATTGTTTTCATTGCTTCTGATGATTTTTTTCAGTTTATAAATTTTGATTCTTTTGGAAATATCAAGCAGTACAATGAACGAAAAACACATAACCCAATTATAAATTTGGCTTATTTATTTACGTCAAGATTAGATTTAAGTGCAGACGACAGAATAAACATTCTAAAATCTAATTTTGACAAGCGATTGGAGACCGAAGAACAATTGTGGGATGGCAAAGATTTGTTTACCAAAAACATCAAAGAAGACGTGAAAATTTATGCTAAAGACCGTTTGGCATATACTGAAATTACTATGGATATTGCCTGTGCAGAAAAAACATGGGGAGATAAAGAGGCTATATATTTGTTTCAGCTTCCCGAAGGTGCTGTAGCAACTTCCTTGTCATTATGGGTAAATGGAATGGAACGGAAAGGAGTTTTGACTACGAAAGAAAAAGCAAAAAAAGCCTACAATCAAATTGTGGGAGTCGAATCACGAGATCCTTCATTGATGCAATGGAGAGAGGGAAATAAAGTAGTTGTTCGTGTTTTTCCGATACGTTATGATTTGCCAAGAACTTTTAAATGTGGTTTTACAACACCATTAAAAGTGGAGAACAACACGATGAAATATTTAAGTTTAGATATCAAAGGACCTAATATAAATGGTGCCAAAACTATTTCAAGGATTCAAATGGCAGGTAACGAAAAGTTTGAAACCAGTAAGGATTTTGAATTTGAAAAAGGTTTTTATACAAATGAATCAACAGGATTAGATGCTTGGGAAGCAGAAGTGCCTATGACCAACAACGTATTTTCAACTGCTTTTATCTGGAAAAATAAAGCCTATAAAATCAACGAAATTCAGAAACAAAAGATAACTTTCAAACCAAGTGAAATTATTTTAGATTTGAATAGCAGCTGGACAAAAAACGAAATTGAAAGAATAGTTAATCAAACCAATAAAAACTTTTTTGTATGGAATAACAATCAAAAGCAATCCATAAATAGCACCAACTATGAAACTGTTTTTGCTCAATTTGAAAACTTGACTTATTCGTTATTGCCTCTTTATAGACTGAAAGAAAATAGTTTGGTCATCACTAAATGTGGTACTATTTCTGCAAATTTTGAAGAATTAGAAACATCCGATTATCTAAAAAAATTAAAAGAAAGAACCCAGCAAAAAAATATAAAAGTGATTAATATTTCAGAAAATTTGAATCCGTTTTGGCAAACCGTAAAAGAGCAAAAAATAGTTTCTTATTTAAAAATCGATTTGAATAAATGTCTAAAGTTAATTCAAGAAAATCAATTTTTGGAATTCAAAACACTAGAAAACACCATTAATGTTGAGCCTGCAAATATGGCAATTCAGGAAACGGAAATAGATTCAAAAAATCAAAATAATGGTTCCAATCATATTTATAGAATGTATGCTTTTGGAAAAGTTTTACAAGAACAAGTTGCGATGCAAAATGATTCTTTGAAAGAAAATAAATTTGTGCATTTAGCAAAAGATGCCAATATTGTAACTCCAATTTCGTCCCTGATTGTTCTGGAAACGGATGAAGATTACAAGAATAATGGAATCGAAAAAAATGTAAATACACTTGGGAATGCCTCTATAAATAATGACGGAGCAGTTCCGGAACCACACGAATGGCTGCTAATTATCATTGGGCTAACAACTGTTTTCCTTTATTATAGAAAACAAAAAATGGTAAATTAA
- the lipA gene encoding lipoyl synthase, which translates to MGTVLENELPVGTQAAAEQGIAKPKWLRVKLPIGQKYTELRGLVDNYKLNTICTSGSCPNMGECWGEGTATFMILGNICTRSCGFCGVKTGRPETVDWDEPEKVARSIKLMNIKHAVITSVDRDDLKDGGSIIWMETVRAIRRMNPNTTLETLIPDFQGIERNIDRIVEANPEVVSHNMETVRRLTREVRIQAKYDRSLEVLKYLKEQGINRTKSGIMLGLGETEEEVFDTMRELFAAKVDIVTIGQYLQPSKKHLPVKEFITPEQFAKYEKFGLELGFRHVESGPLVRSSYKAQKHIL; encoded by the coding sequence ATGGGAACTGTTTTAGAAAACGAATTACCGGTTGGAACTCAAGCCGCGGCCGAACAGGGCATCGCCAAACCAAAATGGTTGAGAGTAAAACTTCCAATCGGACAGAAATATACAGAACTTCGCGGATTAGTCGATAATTACAAACTCAACACCATTTGCACCTCGGGAAGTTGCCCGAACATGGGCGAATGCTGGGGCGAAGGAACGGCAACCTTCATGATTTTGGGAAATATCTGCACGCGTTCTTGTGGCTTTTGCGGCGTAAAAACCGGAAGACCCGAAACCGTGGATTGGGATGAACCGGAAAAAGTGGCACGTTCCATCAAATTGATGAACATCAAACATGCCGTAATCACAAGCGTGGACAGGGACGATTTGAAAGATGGCGGTTCCATTATTTGGATGGAAACCGTGAGAGCCATTCGCCGAATGAACCCCAACACGACTTTGGAAACACTAATCCCCGATTTTCAAGGCATCGAAAGAAACATCGACCGAATCGTGGAAGCCAATCCAGAAGTGGTGTCACACAATATGGAAACCGTTCGAAGATTGACTCGTGAAGTCCGCATTCAAGCCAAATACGACCGAAGCTTGGAAGTATTGAAATACTTGAAAGAACAAGGAATCAACAGGACCAAATCCGGAATTATGCTGGGGCTTGGCGAAACCGAAGAAGAAGTTTTTGACACCATGCGCGAATTATTCGCTGCCAAAGTAGATATCGTGACCATTGGACAATACTTGCAACCAAGCAAAAAACATTTGCCGGTAAAAGAATTCATAACACCGGAACAATTCGCCAAATATGAAAAATTTGGTCTGGAATTAGGCTTCCGTCACGTGGAAAGCGGCCCATTGGTGCGTTCTTCTTATAAAGCCCAAAAACATATATTGTAA
- a CDS encoding cation-translocating P-type ATPase: MWFSKSAEAVLNELNVDSNYGLSDKDSLTRIEKYGMNKLLSEKKKSLFLIFIAQLKNWLIYILLGAVIITIFMGEYVDAVIILLVICINAILGVVQEVKAGKAIEALQKLTFPKALVRRDGVVKEIDSEKIVPGDILVLDAGRIISADIRLIESINLQVDESSLTGESVPSEKDASLIYDDQKTALGDRLNLGFMSTIVTSGRGFGVVVGTGMNTEIGKIASIINTEVKSRTPLEIRLDKLGKTLGIIAIVICALIFIIAMLQGRNISEMFLLSVSLAVAAIPEGLAAIVAVVLAIGVTNLSKKNAIIKKLSAVETLGSLNIICSDKTGTLTQNKMTVTQCFTLEGLFLIELDNNTTSEELKFLAKAMILASDASYDNGKGTGDPTEIALLIMADKLGIDRKSVQQSSKRIDESAFDSDRKLMSTLIEENGKFMVYTKGAIGNLINICTQISEEGKTIPLTEAHKKKYLDAAILMSDQALRTLGVAYKPVNEKIDSSEMEKNLILVGLVGMIDPPRAEVKDSIFKAKIAGITTLMITGDHKNTAFAIAFQLGIAEKIEQTITGQEIDELTDLEFAEQIDNYCVFARVSPEHKVKIVRALKSQGNIVSMTGDGVNDAPSLNTADIGVAMGISGTDVAKGASDLILIDDNFSTIVSAIEQGRNIFNNIKKSVIFLITCNLGEVITIFVALIIGWKSPLLAIQLLWINLLTDSLPAIALGMDPGNPDVMKEKPRPAKESFFANGAGLQVLFGGLLIGALTIFAYFFGYYEHGYTPFDNQVPQSTIEYARTMAFMVLVVCQLFYSLALRNERKSIFSIGIFSNKYLIGAILIGLALQLVVVGIPAIRSAFHLQMPDTSAWGIIFALGLTPLFLNELIKLFIRFFNLNIAK, encoded by the coding sequence ATGTGGTTTTCCAAATCAGCAGAAGCAGTTTTAAATGAACTAAATGTCGATTCTAATTATGGTCTTTCTGACAAAGATTCCTTAACCAGGATAGAGAAATACGGCATGAATAAATTGCTGTCTGAAAAAAAGAAAAGCCTATTCCTGATATTTATAGCCCAATTAAAAAACTGGTTGATTTATATCCTGCTGGGAGCAGTAATCATAACCATTTTTATGGGCGAGTACGTTGATGCCGTAATTATATTGCTTGTAATATGTATTAATGCCATTCTTGGTGTTGTACAGGAAGTAAAAGCCGGAAAAGCCATTGAAGCACTGCAGAAACTAACATTCCCAAAGGCATTGGTTCGCAGAGACGGAGTTGTTAAAGAGATTGATTCTGAAAAAATCGTTCCTGGGGACATCCTTGTCCTTGATGCAGGAAGAATCATCTCTGCAGATATTCGTCTGATTGAATCTATTAATTTACAAGTTGATGAATCATCATTAACAGGCGAATCAGTTCCATCAGAAAAAGATGCTTCCCTTATTTATGATGACCAGAAAACAGCCCTAGGAGACCGCCTAAACTTAGGTTTTATGTCAACCATTGTTACCAGCGGAAGAGGATTCGGGGTGGTCGTGGGAACAGGTATGAATACCGAAATTGGTAAAATCGCTTCCATCATTAACACAGAGGTCAAGTCAAGAACTCCATTGGAAATCCGTTTGGATAAACTGGGAAAAACCTTGGGTATCATTGCAATTGTAATTTGTGCACTAATTTTCATCATCGCAATGCTTCAGGGAAGAAATATATCCGAAATGTTTCTATTATCGGTTTCCCTGGCTGTAGCAGCCATACCCGAAGGTCTAGCCGCTATAGTGGCAGTAGTGCTGGCTATAGGCGTAACCAACCTGTCGAAAAAAAATGCCATTATTAAAAAATTATCCGCTGTTGAAACGCTAGGTTCCCTGAATATTATTTGCTCTGACAAAACAGGAACCTTGACACAAAATAAGATGACGGTTACCCAATGCTTCACACTTGAAGGTCTTTTTCTGATTGAATTGGATAACAATACTACTTCTGAGGAATTAAAATTCCTTGCAAAAGCGATGATTCTTGCCTCGGATGCAAGCTATGACAATGGCAAAGGAACCGGGGACCCAACCGAGATTGCTTTGCTCATAATGGCCGACAAGCTAGGGATAGACAGAAAATCAGTACAGCAAAGCAGCAAGCGTATCGATGAATCGGCATTTGATTCTGACCGAAAGTTAATGTCAACGTTAATTGAAGAAAACGGGAAATTTATGGTTTACACAAAAGGAGCTATCGGAAACCTTATCAATATCTGCACCCAGATTTCAGAGGAAGGAAAAACAATCCCCCTTACTGAGGCTCACAAAAAGAAATACCTTGATGCCGCCATTCTTATGTCTGACCAAGCCCTTCGAACCCTCGGCGTTGCTTATAAACCAGTAAACGAAAAAATTGATTCTTCTGAAATGGAGAAAAACTTGATTCTTGTTGGGCTGGTAGGAATGATTGACCCACCAAGGGCCGAAGTTAAGGACTCCATTTTTAAAGCAAAAATTGCCGGGATCACAACGCTCATGATTACCGGTGACCATAAAAACACCGCTTTCGCCATTGCCTTTCAGCTGGGTATTGCAGAAAAAATAGAGCAAACTATTACTGGTCAGGAAATCGATGAGTTGACCGACTTGGAATTCGCAGAGCAAATCGACAATTACTGCGTTTTTGCCCGCGTATCCCCCGAACATAAAGTAAAAATTGTGCGAGCCCTGAAATCCCAAGGCAACATCGTTTCAATGACGGGTGACGGGGTCAACGATGCTCCTTCTTTAAACACCGCCGATATTGGAGTTGCCATGGGCATTTCAGGGACCGATGTTGCCAAAGGCGCTTCGGATTTGATCCTAATTGATGATAATTTTTCAACTATTGTTTCGGCCATCGAGCAGGGAAGAAATATTTTTAATAACATCAAAAAGTCCGTAATTTTTCTTATTACCTGTAATCTGGGTGAAGTAATTACCATATTCGTGGCACTGATTATAGGATGGAAATCCCCATTGCTTGCTATTCAACTCCTGTGGATAAATCTGCTCACTGATTCACTCCCAGCAATAGCGCTGGGAATGGATCCTGGAAATCCTGATGTAATGAAAGAAAAGCCACGTCCCGCAAAAGAGAGCTTCTTTGCAAATGGTGCCGGCTTGCAAGTTTTGTTTGGGGGACTTTTAATCGGGGCATTAACAATCTTCGCTTATTTTTTTGGGTATTATGAACATGGATATACCCCTTTTGATAATCAGGTACCACAATCCACAATTGAATATGCCCGTACTATGGCATTTATGGTTCTGGTAGTTTGCCAATTATTTTACTCACTGGCTCTAAGAAATGAACGAAAATCCATTTTCAGCATTGGAATATTTTCAAATAAATATCTCATAGGAGCAATTCTTATAGGCTTGGCCCTTCAATTAGTTGTAGTTGGAATACCAGCAATAAGAAGTGCCTTTCATTTACAAATGCCTGACACTAGTGCTTGGGGAATTATTTTTGCATTAGGACTTACTCCTTTGTTTTTAAATGAGTTAATCAAACTATTTATCAGATTTTTTAATTTAAATATTGCAAAATAA
- a CDS encoding T9SS type A sorting domain-containing protein: protein MKKTLLLAFLTTFSINAQTITDYVTGQGVPTGIAFDGSGNLYVADYNAYKVTKITPSLTQSNFAAVNASPQQITFDASGNLWIAGSGNFGNEIAKVTPAGIVTSYPATGSPYGIAIDAAGNVYYSEANSGDIKKRTVAGTTSTFATGFTTPNGLAFDKAGNLIVADKIDGAIKKITPSGVVSIMISGMNSPANLVYASNGDLYISTGSQNRIFRFPAGGVDGDQTLFFRFNVDYDTPSQMAIYNGALYVSTGSSTHKIVKITDPFLGLEDINNPANNKLVIYPNPATNFLHIENAVNPEIIQLFDITGRLVKSFKSSEIKDNQIVLPNLTSGTYVLKVDDVSKKVIIK, encoded by the coding sequence ATGAAAAAAACATTACTCTTAGCTTTCTTGACTACATTTAGCATCAATGCACAAACTATTACCGACTACGTAACTGGACAAGGGGTTCCTACAGGAATTGCATTTGATGGCTCAGGAAACTTATATGTTGCAGATTATAACGCCTATAAAGTAACTAAAATCACTCCATCCCTTACGCAAAGCAACTTTGCTGCAGTAAATGCTTCCCCACAACAGATTACTTTTGATGCCAGTGGAAATCTTTGGATAGCAGGATCCGGCAATTTTGGTAACGAAATTGCAAAAGTAACCCCAGCGGGAATTGTAACCTCTTATCCTGCAACAGGTAGTCCTTATGGAATTGCTATTGACGCAGCTGGAAATGTATATTATTCAGAAGCTAATTCTGGTGATATAAAAAAAAGAACGGTAGCCGGAACAACCTCAACCTTTGCTACTGGCTTTACAACACCAAACGGATTGGCTTTCGACAAAGCAGGTAATTTAATTGTAGCAGACAAAATTGATGGTGCAATTAAAAAAATAACTCCTTCAGGAGTTGTTAGTATAATGATTTCCGGAATGAATAGTCCTGCTAATCTTGTTTATGCTTCAAATGGAGATTTGTATATTTCAACTGGTTCACAAAATAGAATTTTTCGCTTCCCAGCTGGAGGTGTAGACGGTGATCAAACACTATTCTTTAGATTTAATGTTGATTATGATACTCCTTCCCAAATGGCGATTTATAATGGAGCTTTATATGTAAGCACAGGTTCCAGTACTCATAAAATAGTTAAAATAACAGATCCATTTTTAGGATTAGAAGATATAAATAATCCTGCAAATAATAAACTTGTAATTTACCCTAATCCTGCAACCAATTTTTTACATATCGAAAATGCGGTAAATCCTGAAATAATACAATTGTTTGATATTACAGGCAGACTGGTTAAAAGTTTCAAGTCCTCTGAAATTAAAGACAATCAAATTGTTTTACCAAATTTAACTTCAGGAACTTATGTTTTAAAAGTGGATGATGTATCTAAAAAGGTAATTATAAAATAA